The Setaria italica strain Yugu1 chromosome IX, Setaria_italica_v2.0, whole genome shotgun sequence genome has a window encoding:
- the LOC101779475 gene encoding cell cycle checkpoint protein RAD17 isoform X2, with protein sequence MGKRPPVVVLSSSSGEDDGGGRRGPSARRSRTPASAPARAQSQAASGSRKKPRRESSAGRGRRRASGPAPLDSLKAGSIRKTKELWVDKYKPHSLAELAVHKKKVEDVKKWFEEKLTAPKQTVGGWTLVLTGQTGVGKSATVKAIAEDLGVDLCEWTTPVPTLWAEHVHANSGLRYISKLEEFENFVEKIRKYAMLHPTSITSQRKLNIILIDDIPVTSGNAAFARLGKCLTGLIHSTQVPTVISLTHYHKSESNDTAMWNSEDLESLLQDAGAHKIAFNPVTTNSIKKILMRICKEERYDASEELLHQIAISSGGDIRHAIMSLQYYCLDPRRHSSALATNGTRAGSKSRDSLVPRQESYGLSSALSSPCGRDETLTLFHALGKFLHNKREINGGVDIDLDPFPLKEKLRRNLLKMDVPEKILSQAHGKVRTVADFLYENVLDFIDNEAVDDAWAVVSYLSEADCLLAGSPITSYNSENMAQLIAASVTARGVLFGNAHVASSRWHTIRSPKLWQTEQSFRSNKDQILNERFDCSSSCASCNFSDLVTEFRPLERWIGPRNNGPISSSWHHGVGGSHLVNKLDADGSNYEEEDDDVIEEC encoded by the exons atgGGGAAGCGGCCGCCGGTCGTCGTCCTCTCATCTTCCTCCGGCGAAGATGACGGCGGGGGGCGCCGCGGCCCTTCGGCGCGGAGGTCGAGGACGCctgcgtcggcgccggcgcgggcgcagTCTCAGGCAGCGagcggctccaggaaaaagccGCGCCGCGAGAGCAGCGCGGGGaggggacgccgccgcgcctcgGGACCCGCGCCGTTGGACTCCTTGAAG GCAGGATCCATACGGAAAACGAAAGAGCTTTGGGTTGACAAGTACAAACCCCACTCATTAGCAGAGCTGGCTGTTCATAAAAAGAAG GTCGAAGATGTAAAGAAATGGTTTGAAGAGAAGCTGACAGCACCAAAG CAAACAGTTGGAGGATGGACTCTTGTCCTAACTGGGCAAACTGGCGTTGGAAAATCA GCAACTGTGAAAGCGATTGCTGAAGACCTTGGAGTGGACTTATGTGAGTGGACAACTCCAGTGCCAACACTGTGGGCTGAACATGTTCATGCTAATTCAG GATTACGCTATATATCCAAGCTGGAAGAATTTGAAAACTTtgtggagaagataaggaaatatGCAATGCTTCATCCAACCAGCATCACATCCCAAAGAAAGCTTAATATTATTCTGATTGATGACATCCCTGTAACAAGTGGAAATGCTGCTTTTGCAAGACTAGGAAAATGCTTAACTGGTTTGATTCATAGCACACAAGTACCAACTGTCATTTCACTTACTCACTATCACAAAAGTGAGAGTAATGATACTGCAATGTGGAACTCTGAGGACCTTGAGTCCTTACTTCAAGATGCTGGTGCTCATAAG ATTGCTTTCAATCCAGTAACCACAAATTCGATCAAGAAAATTCTTATGCGAATATGCAAAGAAGAAAGATATGATGCATCTGAAGAACTACTGCATCAAATAGCAATATCCAGTGGAGGTGACATCAGACATGCAATAATGTCTCTTCAATACTATTGCCTTGATCCTAGAAGGCATAGTTCTGCACTGGCAACAAATGGTACTCGTGCTGGTTCAAAGAGCCGTGATTCTCTGGTTCCACGGCAGGAGAGCTATGGCCTCAGCAGTGCACTATCCTCTCCATGTGGAAGAGATGAGACACTTACACTATTTCATGCATTGGGGAAATTTTTGCACAATAAGAGGGAAATTAATGGTGGTGTTGATATCG ACCTGGATCCATTCCCTCTTAAAGAAAAGCTAAGAAGAAATTTACTCAAAATGGATGTTCCTGAAAAGATTCTTTCACAAGCACACGGAAAAGTACGGACAGTCGCAGATTTTCTTTATGAAAATG TTCTTGATTTCATTGATAATGAAGCTGTTGATGATGCATGGGCTGTGGTATCGTATTTGAGTGAGGCAGATTGTCTTCTTGCTGGCAGTCCAATCACATCATACAACTCAGAAAACATGGCACAACTCATTGCTGCATCTGTTACAGCACGAGGGGTTCTTTTTGGAAATGCTCATGTTGCTTCCTCGAG GTGGCATACTATCCGGAGCCCAAAGCTTTGGCAAACTGAGCAGTCATTTCGATCTAATAAG GACCAGATTTTAAATGAAAGATTTGATTGTTCAAGTTCCTGTGCTTCCTGCAACTTCTCTGACTTGGTCACAGAATTCAGACCCTTGGAGAGATGGATTGGTCCTCGCAACAATGGGCCTATAAGCAGCTCATGGCATCATGGTGTAGGTGGCTCGCACTTGGTCAATAAACTCGATGCTGATGGAAGTAACTatgaagaggaagatgatgacgTGATAGAAGAATGCTAA
- the LOC101779475 gene encoding cell cycle checkpoint protein RAD17 isoform X3, which yields MTWVCQAGSIRKTKELWVDKYKPHSLAELAVHKKKVEDVKKWFEEKLTAPKQTVGGWTLVLTGQTGVGKSATVKAIAEDLGVDLCEWTTPVPTLWAEHVHANSGLRYISKLEEFENFVEKIRKYAMLHPTSITSQRKLNIILIDDIPVTSGNAAFARLGKCLTGLIHSTQVPTVISLTHYHKSESNDTAMWNSEDLESLLQDAGAHKIAFNPVTTNSIKKILMRICKEERYDASEELLHQIAISSGGDIRHAIMSLQYYCLDPRRHSSALATNGTRAGSKSRDSLVPRQESYGLSSALSSPCGRDETLTLFHALGKFLHNKREINGGVDIDLDPFPLKEKLRRNLLKMDVPEKILSQAHGKVRTVADFLYENVLDFIDNEAVDDAWAVVSYLSEADCLLAGSPITSYNSENMAQLIAASVTARGVLFGNAHVASSRWHTIRSPKLWQTEQSFRSNKDQILNERFDCSSSCASCNFSDLVTEFRPLERWIGPRNNGPISSSWHHGVGGSHLVNKLDADGSNYEEEDDDVIEEC from the exons ATGACTTGGGTATGTCAG GCAGGATCCATACGGAAAACGAAAGAGCTTTGGGTTGACAAGTACAAACCCCACTCATTAGCAGAGCTGGCTGTTCATAAAAAGAAG GTCGAAGATGTAAAGAAATGGTTTGAAGAGAAGCTGACAGCACCAAAG CAAACAGTTGGAGGATGGACTCTTGTCCTAACTGGGCAAACTGGCGTTGGAAAATCA GCAACTGTGAAAGCGATTGCTGAAGACCTTGGAGTGGACTTATGTGAGTGGACAACTCCAGTGCCAACACTGTGGGCTGAACATGTTCATGCTAATTCAG GATTACGCTATATATCCAAGCTGGAAGAATTTGAAAACTTtgtggagaagataaggaaatatGCAATGCTTCATCCAACCAGCATCACATCCCAAAGAAAGCTTAATATTATTCTGATTGATGACATCCCTGTAACAAGTGGAAATGCTGCTTTTGCAAGACTAGGAAAATGCTTAACTGGTTTGATTCATAGCACACAAGTACCAACTGTCATTTCACTTACTCACTATCACAAAAGTGAGAGTAATGATACTGCAATGTGGAACTCTGAGGACCTTGAGTCCTTACTTCAAGATGCTGGTGCTCATAAG ATTGCTTTCAATCCAGTAACCACAAATTCGATCAAGAAAATTCTTATGCGAATATGCAAAGAAGAAAGATATGATGCATCTGAAGAACTACTGCATCAAATAGCAATATCCAGTGGAGGTGACATCAGACATGCAATAATGTCTCTTCAATACTATTGCCTTGATCCTAGAAGGCATAGTTCTGCACTGGCAACAAATGGTACTCGTGCTGGTTCAAAGAGCCGTGATTCTCTGGTTCCACGGCAGGAGAGCTATGGCCTCAGCAGTGCACTATCCTCTCCATGTGGAAGAGATGAGACACTTACACTATTTCATGCATTGGGGAAATTTTTGCACAATAAGAGGGAAATTAATGGTGGTGTTGATATCG ACCTGGATCCATTCCCTCTTAAAGAAAAGCTAAGAAGAAATTTACTCAAAATGGATGTTCCTGAAAAGATTCTTTCACAAGCACACGGAAAAGTACGGACAGTCGCAGATTTTCTTTATGAAAATG TTCTTGATTTCATTGATAATGAAGCTGTTGATGATGCATGGGCTGTGGTATCGTATTTGAGTGAGGCAGATTGTCTTCTTGCTGGCAGTCCAATCACATCATACAACTCAGAAAACATGGCACAACTCATTGCTGCATCTGTTACAGCACGAGGGGTTCTTTTTGGAAATGCTCATGTTGCTTCCTCGAG GTGGCATACTATCCGGAGCCCAAAGCTTTGGCAAACTGAGCAGTCATTTCGATCTAATAAG GACCAGATTTTAAATGAAAGATTTGATTGTTCAAGTTCCTGTGCTTCCTGCAACTTCTCTGACTTGGTCACAGAATTCAGACCCTTGGAGAGATGGATTGGTCCTCGCAACAATGGGCCTATAAGCAGCTCATGGCATCATGGTGTAGGTGGCTCGCACTTGGTCAATAAACTCGATGCTGATGGAAGTAACTatgaagaggaagatgatgacgTGATAGAAGAATGCTAA
- the LOC101779475 gene encoding cell cycle checkpoint protein RAD17 isoform X1 encodes MGKRPPVVVLSSSSGEDDGGGRRGPSARRSRTPASAPARAQSQAASGSRKKPRRESSAGRGRRRASGPAPLDSLKAEFDMLSEDFSECFDDLGMSGSIRKTKELWVDKYKPHSLAELAVHKKKVEDVKKWFEEKLTAPKQTVGGWTLVLTGQTGVGKSATVKAIAEDLGVDLCEWTTPVPTLWAEHVHANSGLRYISKLEEFENFVEKIRKYAMLHPTSITSQRKLNIILIDDIPVTSGNAAFARLGKCLTGLIHSTQVPTVISLTHYHKSESNDTAMWNSEDLESLLQDAGAHKIAFNPVTTNSIKKILMRICKEERYDASEELLHQIAISSGGDIRHAIMSLQYYCLDPRRHSSALATNGTRAGSKSRDSLVPRQESYGLSSALSSPCGRDETLTLFHALGKFLHNKREINGGVDIDLDPFPLKEKLRRNLLKMDVPEKILSQAHGKVRTVADFLYENVLDFIDNEAVDDAWAVVSYLSEADCLLAGSPITSYNSENMAQLIAASVTARGVLFGNAHVASSRWHTIRSPKLWQTEQSFRSNKDQILNERFDCSSSCASCNFSDLVTEFRPLERWIGPRNNGPISSSWHHGVGGSHLVNKLDADGSNYEEEDDDVIEEC; translated from the exons atgGGGAAGCGGCCGCCGGTCGTCGTCCTCTCATCTTCCTCCGGCGAAGATGACGGCGGGGGGCGCCGCGGCCCTTCGGCGCGGAGGTCGAGGACGCctgcgtcggcgccggcgcgggcgcagTCTCAGGCAGCGagcggctccaggaaaaagccGCGCCGCGAGAGCAGCGCGGGGaggggacgccgccgcgcctcgGGACCCGCGCCGTTGGACTCCTTGAAG GCTGAATTTGATATGCTCTCAGAAGATTTTTCAGAATGTTTTGATGACTTGGGTATGTCAG GATCCATACGGAAAACGAAAGAGCTTTGGGTTGACAAGTACAAACCCCACTCATTAGCAGAGCTGGCTGTTCATAAAAAGAAG GTCGAAGATGTAAAGAAATGGTTTGAAGAGAAGCTGACAGCACCAAAG CAAACAGTTGGAGGATGGACTCTTGTCCTAACTGGGCAAACTGGCGTTGGAAAATCA GCAACTGTGAAAGCGATTGCTGAAGACCTTGGAGTGGACTTATGTGAGTGGACAACTCCAGTGCCAACACTGTGGGCTGAACATGTTCATGCTAATTCAG GATTACGCTATATATCCAAGCTGGAAGAATTTGAAAACTTtgtggagaagataaggaaatatGCAATGCTTCATCCAACCAGCATCACATCCCAAAGAAAGCTTAATATTATTCTGATTGATGACATCCCTGTAACAAGTGGAAATGCTGCTTTTGCAAGACTAGGAAAATGCTTAACTGGTTTGATTCATAGCACACAAGTACCAACTGTCATTTCACTTACTCACTATCACAAAAGTGAGAGTAATGATACTGCAATGTGGAACTCTGAGGACCTTGAGTCCTTACTTCAAGATGCTGGTGCTCATAAG ATTGCTTTCAATCCAGTAACCACAAATTCGATCAAGAAAATTCTTATGCGAATATGCAAAGAAGAAAGATATGATGCATCTGAAGAACTACTGCATCAAATAGCAATATCCAGTGGAGGTGACATCAGACATGCAATAATGTCTCTTCAATACTATTGCCTTGATCCTAGAAGGCATAGTTCTGCACTGGCAACAAATGGTACTCGTGCTGGTTCAAAGAGCCGTGATTCTCTGGTTCCACGGCAGGAGAGCTATGGCCTCAGCAGTGCACTATCCTCTCCATGTGGAAGAGATGAGACACTTACACTATTTCATGCATTGGGGAAATTTTTGCACAATAAGAGGGAAATTAATGGTGGTGTTGATATCG ACCTGGATCCATTCCCTCTTAAAGAAAAGCTAAGAAGAAATTTACTCAAAATGGATGTTCCTGAAAAGATTCTTTCACAAGCACACGGAAAAGTACGGACAGTCGCAGATTTTCTTTATGAAAATG TTCTTGATTTCATTGATAATGAAGCTGTTGATGATGCATGGGCTGTGGTATCGTATTTGAGTGAGGCAGATTGTCTTCTTGCTGGCAGTCCAATCACATCATACAACTCAGAAAACATGGCACAACTCATTGCTGCATCTGTTACAGCACGAGGGGTTCTTTTTGGAAATGCTCATGTTGCTTCCTCGAG GTGGCATACTATCCGGAGCCCAAAGCTTTGGCAAACTGAGCAGTCATTTCGATCTAATAAG GACCAGATTTTAAATGAAAGATTTGATTGTTCAAGTTCCTGTGCTTCCTGCAACTTCTCTGACTTGGTCACAGAATTCAGACCCTTGGAGAGATGGATTGGTCCTCGCAACAATGGGCCTATAAGCAGCTCATGGCATCATGGTGTAGGTGGCTCGCACTTGGTCAATAAACTCGATGCTGATGGAAGTAACTatgaagaggaagatgatgacgTGATAGAAGAATGCTAA
- the LOC101780533 gene encoding putative pentatricopeptide repeat-containing protein At3g49142, whose product MRASRSHLPATGDVDALLRLVAACRAPAHLPSLRAAHARLLLLLHPSHPSAAPARVKLIQAYAACSALPAAHAVLESSCPLDRGGTTTTAVCFNVLIRALTAASLHRDALRLFVSMRPRGPACFPDHYTYPLALKSCAASKELLLGLQIHSAVAKLGLDANRYVAHSAISMYARCGRPEDAYRVFDGMQHRDVVSWNAMISGFARAGLFERAVEVFKEFVALQCSIPDAGTMASILPAMGNAKAEDILFVRKAFDEMQFKELISWNAMLAIYANNGYHVKAVELFLRMEKDGIGVKPDSVTLATVLPPCGELSAFSVGKRIHENIKRKMMLPNLLLENALLDMYANCGCLKDAREVFDSMSARDVISWTSIISAYGKHGHGREAVDLFEKMLGQGLEPDSIAFVAVLAACSHAGLLDVGKRYFGSMTSRYHITPKAEHYTCMVDLLGRAGCISEAYDFITTMPIEPNERVWGALLQACRIHSNMDIGVVAADSLFRLVPEQTGYYVLLSNMYARAGRWADVTSVRSVMANKGIKKLPGASIVELGDRVHTFHIGDRYHPQSEMIYQKLDELLGRIRGMGYNPEVEATLHDVEEEDKEGHLSVHSEKLAIAFLLINTSPGTPIRVTMNLRTCGDCHFAAKLISTITSREIILKDTNRIHHIVQGACSCGDYW is encoded by the coding sequence ATGCGCGCGTCGCGGAGCCACCTGCCTGCGACCGGCGACGTCgacgccctcctccgcctcgtggCCGCCTGCCGCGCGCCCGCTCACCTCCCGTCCCTTCGCGCCGCGCACGCTCGCCTCCTTCTGCTGCTCCACCCATCCCatccctccgccgcgcccgcccgcgtcaAGCTCATCCAGGCCTACGCCGCCTGCTCCGCGCTCCCCGCAGCCCACGCCGTGCTCGAGTCTTCCTGCCCCCTCGATCGcggcggcaccaccaccaccgccgtctGCTTCAACGTCCTCATCCGCGCGCTCACCGCCGCATCACTCCATCGCGACGCGCTCCGCCTCTTCGTCTCCATGCGGCCGCGGGGCCCCGCCTGCTTCCCCGACCACTACACCTACCCGCTCGCGCTCAAGTCGTGCGCGGCGTCGAAGGaactcctcctcggcctccagATCCACTCCGCCGTCGCCAAGCTCGGCCTCGACGCGAACCGCTACGTGGCGCACTCGGCGATCAGCATGTACGCACGGTGCGGCCGCCCGGAGGACGCGTACAGGGTGTTCGACGGAATGCAGCACCGGGACGTCGTCTCCTGGAACGCCATGATCTCTGGGTTCGCTCGCGCGGGTTTGTTTGAACGTGCggtggaggttttcaaggagtttgTGGCACTGCAGTGTTCAATCCCCGATGCCGGTACAATGGCAAGCATCTTGCCAGCTATGGGGAATGCCAAGGCAGAGGACATATTATTCGTCAGGAAAGCATTTGACGAGATGCAGTTTAAAGAACTTATTTCTTGGAATGCAATGCTCGCTATATATGCTAACAATGGGTACCATGTTAAGGCTGTTGAACTGTTCTTGAGGATGGAAAAGGACGGGATTGGGGTCAAACCTGATTCAGTGACTCTGGCAACAGTTCTTCCTCCATGTGGGGAGCTCTCAGCATTTTCGGTGGGAAAACGGATCCATGAGAATATCAAGAGGAAAATGATGCTCCCTAACTTGTTGCTTGAAAATGCTCTATTGGACATGTATGCTAACTGTGGATGTTTGAAGGATGCTAGGGAGGTCTTTGATTCCATGAGTGCACGGGATGTGATATCGTGGACTTCAATCATATCTGCTTATGGCAAGCATGGTCATGGAAGAGAGGCTGTTGATCTTTTTGAGAAGATGCTAGGACAGGGTCTGGAACCTGACTCTATTGCCTTCGTTGCTGTTCTCGCAGCATGCAGCCATGCTGGTCTTTTGGATGTTGGAAAGCGCTACTTCGGTTCTATGACATCCAGGTATCACATAACTCCTAAAGCAGAGCACTATACTTGCATGGTGGACCTTCTTGGCCGCGCTGGTTGTATAAGTGAGGCATATGATTTCATCACGACAATGCCTATTGAGCCAAATGAAAGAGTCTGGGGAGCCTTATTACAAGCTTGTCGAATTCACTCTAATATGGACATTGGGGTTGTGGCAGCAGACAGTTTATTCCGATTGGTACCTGAACAAACAGGATATTATGTGCTATTATCTAATATGTATGCTAGGGCTGGGAGATGGGCTGATGTTACCTCGGTGAGAAGTGTCATGGCAAACAAGGGTATCAAGAAATTGCCTGGTGCTAGCATTGTTGAGCTAGGGGATCGGGTTCACACATTTCATATTGGTGATAGATATCACCCACAATCTGAAATGATCTATCAGAAATTGGATGAGCTATTGGGAAGAATTAGGGGAATGGGTTATAACCCAGAGGTGGAGGCCACACTTCATGAtgttgaagaagaagacaaggagGGTCATCTTTCAGTTCACAGTGAGAAATTGGCTATTGCATTTCTCCTAATAAACACTAGTCCAGGGACACCTATCAGGGTAACTATGAATCTCAGAACATGTGGTGATTGCCATTTTGCTGCAAAGCTGATCTCAACAATCACCAGTAGAGAGATTATCCTCAAAGACACCAATAGGATCCACCATATAGTACAAGGAGCTTGCTCATGTGGGGATTATTGGTAG
- the LOC101780138 gene encoding protein EARLY-RESPONSIVE TO DEHYDRATION 7, chloroplastic, with protein sequence MASASSNAKQSLYPEVNQSHPDLNTPFYSAPTTSTSTGSSLYPTVDPNKLAENLFPETAEEEAAPPPPTTEETIVTVPGAQLHLVDPDRSLDLGAGTLSVVRLRQGDHSVAVLARLTPEKPHHRRGLFRLFSSGRSGGDGAEHEPVQWPLTRDVAAVKLDAAHYFFSLHVPHTDHPDDKEEGDEGADEAEAALSYGLTVAGKGQEKVLEELDRALEEYTTFSVKQVEAAAKEKLEVMDSRAVAEITPEEAVGDKKEVVEEKSAAFWTTIAPNVDDYSSSVARLIARGSGQLVRGIIWCGDITAEGLRRGEDVVKKSVGPSAKPTQVKPSTLRRMKRARRVTKMSNRVANSILSGVLKVTGFVTSTVMNSKPAQKFFKLMPGEVILASLDGFGKVWDAVEVSGKNVMQTSSVVTTSVVTHRYGEQAGEATHNYLHATGNALGVAWAVFKIRKALDPKGNMKKSSIVSQAAHAVAKESITRQKKK encoded by the exons ATGGCTTCCGCTTCCTCGAATGCCAAGCAGAGCCTCTACCCCGAGGTGAACCAGTCCCACCCTGATCTCAACACCCCCTTCTACTCCGcgcccaccacctccacctccaccggcaGTTCCCTCTACCCCACCGTCGACCCCAACAAGCTCGCCGAGAACCTCTTCCCGGAGACGGCCGAAGAGgaagccgcgccgccgcctccaaccACCGAGGAGACCATCGTCACGGTCCCGGGCGCGCAGCTCCACCTCGTCGACCCCGACCGCAGCCTCGACCTCGGCGCGGGCACGCTCTCCGTCGTGCGCCTCCGCCAGGGGGACCACTCCGTCGCCGTCCTCGCGCGCCTGACCCCCGAGAagccccaccaccgccgcggcctCTTCCGCCTGTTCAGCAGCGGGCGGTCCGGCGGCGATGGAGCCGAGCACGAGCCCGTCCAGTGGCCGCTCACCCGCGACGTCGCGGCGGTCAAGCTCGACGCCGCGCACTACTTCTTCTCGCTCCATGTCCCGCACACGGACCACCCGGACGACAAGGAGGAAGGCGACGAGGGcgcggacgaggcggaggcggcgctgaGCTACGGCCTTACGGTCGCTGGAAAGGGGCAGGAGAAGGTGTTGGAGGAGCTGGACAGGGCCCTGGAGGAGTACACCACCTTCTCGGTGAagcaggtggaggcggcggcgaaggagaaGTTGGAGGTGATGGACTCGAGGGCGGTGGCCGAGATCACGCCTGAGGAGGCTGTCGGGGATAAGAAGGAGGTTGTGGAGGAGAAGTCGGCGGCGTTCTGGACGACGATCGCGCCGAACGTGGACGACTACAGCTCGTCGGTGGCGAGGCTGATTGCGCGAGGCTCGGGGCAGCTAGTGAGGGGCATCATCTGGTGCGGCGACATCACGGCGGAGGGCCTGCGCCGTGGAGAAGATGTAGTGAAGAAGAGCGTGGGGCCCAGCGCGAAGCCGACGCAGGTGAAGCCCAGCACCCTCAGGAGGATGAAGAG GGCTAGGAGGGTTACAAAGATGTCCAACAGGGTGGCAAATTCAATCCTGTCTGGCGTTCTGAAGGTCACAGGCTTTGTCACAAGCACTGTGATGAACTCCAAACCAGCACAGAAGTTCTTCAAGTTGATGCCTGGCGAAGTCATTCTTGCTTCACTTGATGGATTTG GTAAAGTATGGGATGCCGTTGAGGTGTCGGGCAAGAATGTGATGCAGACATCATCAGTTGTGACAACTTCTGTTGTAACACACAG ATACGGTGAGCAAGCAGGGGAGGCCACACACAATTACCTTCACGCTACAGGAAATGCTCTCGGAGTAGCGTGGGCTGTGTTCAAGATTAGGAAAGCACTTGACCCCAAGGGCAATATGAAAAAGTCATCGATCGTCAGCCAAGCAGCGCATGCTGTGGCCAAAGAATCAATTACCAGGCAAAAGAAGAAATGA